GGATAGCCTTTATTCAATTGCGCAACGTTTTGGGACGACGGCCGGGGAATTGGCAGAGGTGAACGGAATCGATCCATCAGCTTCGCTATCTGTAGGATTCAGGCTCTATATACCCGAAAGACCAAAATCTCCAATTTCTGTGAATGCTTACATTGAACCTTCAGGCGGTCAAGTATCGGATACGCTCCGGGCATCAGCGGAAAATCGTGCCCCGCAATTAACGTATATGGCTCCTTTTAGTTATCGGATCCAGTCGGATGGCTCTTTAAAAGCACCTCCACTCGATAACTTTAAAGCGATCGCCGACAACAATAACGTCACGTTAATGCTCGTTGTCACCAATCTTGGGGATGACGGATTTGACGCCGAGCTTGGCAGAAAGATTTTAACAGACCAAGCCTTTCAAAACAAGCTGCTTGATACTATCATTCAAACGGCTAAAAGTCAGGGATTTCAGGATGTTCATTTTGATATGGAATTTCTTCCGCCTGAGCTTACGGAAAGCTATAACCAATTTTTACGAAAAGCCAAACAGCGTTTATCAGCCGAAGGTTTTTTAATGTCCACCGCTCTTGCTCCTAAAACAAGCGCGACACAGGAAGGAGCCTGGTATGAAGCCCATGATTATAAAGCCCACGGGGAAATTGTCGATTTTGTTGTTTTGATGACCTATGAGTGGGGATACAGCGGAGGGCCGCCGATGGCCGTCGCTCCGATCGGTCCTGTTACAGAAGTGGTGAATTACGCGCTTACCGAAATGCCGGCTGACAAAATCCTCCTTGGCCAGAATCTTTATGGTTATGACTGGACCCTTCCTTATGTGGAAGGCGGGGAATTTGCTAAAGCCGTCAGTCCGCAGCGAGCCATTCAGATTGCGAGAGAAAATAATGTTCCGATCTCCTATGATGAAGAAGCCCAGGCTCCTTATTTTACTTATACAGATAATGACGGAAAAAAACACGAAGTCTGGTTTGAAGATGCCCGCTCCATTCAGGCGAAGTTTGACTTAATTAAACGTTTAGGATTAAAGGGCATCAGCTACTGGAAGCTCGGGCTTTCCTTTCCACAAAACTGGGTACTCCTCGGTAGTCAATTTAATATTGAAAAAAAATAAAACGGCAAAAAGACAGCCTTTCCTAAAGGGCTGTCTTTACTTTACAAACCAAACGACCCGCTCTTTCGTTGGCGAGTGATAATAGGCTTGTTTCAAGCCGATCGATTCGATCTCTTTCTTCGCTACTTGTTTATAGGGAATCACAACTTGAAAAGAATTCTCAAAAGGAAACGGCTCGACGGCGACACGACTTTCGTCTTTCCAGTGCGCCAGCATGCCTTCAGGAGCAAAATCAAAGGATTGCGGAAACCCGTTCTTAAACCACGGGAGTTCTTTTTCTTTATCGACTCCAGGGGCATTCATGCACGCATAAAGAGATAAATCATCACAAAATTGAAGGCGCTTAAAATGCAGGTCAACAATATCTTTTGGCACTTCCATCCGCATCCGCTTGTAAAAATCGTGCTGCTGGACTTCTTGTTCATTCAAAAAATCCTTCACCATTTCGTCGCTTGTCTCGGTGGAAAAGAAAGACTGATAATGCATGCTGCAAAGCATAGCCCCGTACAGTGTCCGTTTGGCAACTTCATTAATTCCCCGCCTGTAGGCTTCTAATTTTTCTTTCAAGGGATAATCGACAAACGTATAGGGCCGCTGTTCTTCTTCATTCCACAGTGGATTTTCATCAAGAGGAATCCAAGCACGGTCATGTTGTCCAATGGCCCAGTCTGCTTCTTCTCTCAGCTTGGATCGCAATAAAAAATTACTCTTCCAATGTAAAACAATCTCTCCGGAAACTAACGCATGGTCATGCTGAGTGATCATTAGAAAATGACTTTCCTGCTCATGAACAATCATAAGTAACCTCCTGCTCTATTCATCATTTACTTACACCAATATGACAAAGGCTTTCCTTTTATTATAAAAGATTCCCGCTTTCTCCTCTACAGCTGCCAAAAAATAAGCCACCCGGCCTCGTTTCAGCCAGGTGGCTTAGCATCATTCTACCATCTTCTTATGCTAACAGTTTAAGTGCCTCTTTGTTAAAGGCTGGAATATCGCCAGGCTGACGGCTTGTAACCAGCTGATTCTGGCAGACGACTACTTCCTCGTCTTTAAAGCTTACGCCTGCATATTCCATATCCACCGCGATGGACTTAAAGCCTGTTGCTGAACGGCCTTCCAGCGACTTCGCCGTAATTAACAGCTGTGGACCGTGACAAATCGCAAAGACCGGTTTCTTTTGATCCATAAAATGCTTGGCAAATTGGACAAATTTCTCGTCTCCGCGCAGCTGGTCCGGAGAAAATCCTCCAGGAATGAAGAGAGCATCGAAATCCTCCGGCTTCACGTCATCGATAGAAGCATCGATCGTGACGGTTGCTTCTCCCTGTTTGCCTGTTACTTGTTTCCCTGCTTCCCACTCGATCGTAGTTACTTCATGACCTTCTTTTGAGAAAGCTTCAGCAGGTTTCGTATATTCTGAGTCTTCGAACATGGATGTTAATACACAAGCAATCTTACTCATATCTTCATCACATCTCCTCGAAATAGTAGCTTTATTGAAAACACATTGTTTATCTTCCCACATATAGGAAATTTAAACATGAGACGCGGGCCGGCAAATTACGAAAAATCTTTTGCGGAAAAGGTTTGAAAACTCGTATCCTGCTGGTTTTTGTACACTTCTTTTCCAGCAATGGTATTAATGATATGCACATTTCGGTGGACGGCTAACCCAAGATTGGTAGCGCCGGCTCCATGAGAATGAAGCAAATTCGTCAACGTAAAGAAATGGTGATCACGCCGGTCCTGAAAGACAAGCTGATAGTCCCGTGTGACCCGGTAGCTTTTTTCATCTTCCCATTCGATTTTTTCCTTATACCGGTCGATAAACCACTTCGGAAGATGAGGCTTATAACCGGTGGCAAGCACTACTTTTCCGGTGGGGTACGAGTAGCTCCGCTCTTCCTGCCACTGGGTACAGAGCAGATTATAGCCGTCCTCAGTCCCTTCAATCCCCTTCACTTCCGTCATCGGCTGAATCAAGACGTTGCTGTCTTGATTGGCCGCCGTTTTGTGATACAGGTTCGTGTAAAGACGCGAGAGCGTTTCCGGATCGATGCCATTTCGCAGCGGACCGAGTGTATCCAGCGCCTTGTTTCTCTGTTCAAAGCTTAACCCATGGAAATAATCGACGTAATCCGGAGTGAAAAATTCCTGGGCAAACTTAGCCTGATCCAGTTGGAACAAACCGCCGCTTCTCGTCAAAAGCGTGAGCTTCATATCCGTTCGTTCCTGCTCTTCAAGCAGGTCAAGGAAAACTTCAAGAGCGCTTTGGCCGGAACCAACGACAGTAACATCTTTCGCTTTTAATAACTGTTCTTTTTCAAATACATACCGGGAAGTATGAACGACGTCTTCATTCGGCAGCCCATCCATGCCCTCCAGAATGACCGGCTCACTGCCTGTTCCCAATACGACATGCTTAGCTTTATAAGCAGAAAGGGTACCTGTAGCCGTTTCTTCCACCATCACTTCATAATGAGGCTCTTCAGCATTTGAATGGTCTTTTACATCCACAACCGTATAACCGAAATACAGCCCATCAATCTGCCTGGCGACCCATTGCATATAGTGGTTATATTCCTGCCTCGGCACTTTAAAATGTTTGTGAAAAAAGAACGGAAACATGCGATTATGCTCATAAAGATAATTCATAAAAGTATAGGGGCTCTTCGGATCAGCAAACGTCGTTAAGTCTGCCAGAAACGGTACCTGCAAATCCATTTTTTCTATTAACATTCCGGGATGCCAGTTGAACTCCGGCGTTTTTTCAAAGAAGATTCCTGACACTTCGTCAGTCTGGTCCAACAGAGCAGCCATCCCCAGGTTATAAGGTCCAATTCCAATTCCTATTACGTCATGCATCTCGTTTGTCACATCCTTCACAGCTATACCTTGTATTCTTGTTCTTTCCAAAGTTGATCCAATACAATCACGAGGATGGTGCCCGCCAGCAATCCGTTACTGAATAGATTTTGCAAAATCGACGGCATCCCTTGAAACACTTCCGGAGGGAGGAACATCAGCCCGATCCCCAGCAAAAACGAAATGCTGAGAATGGTCAGCTTCCTGTGATCCAGTTCTTCACTCGCAATATTCGACACTCCCAGCCCCATCAATTGAACAAAAGTCGCAAGCAGTGCAGCATTCGCAACCGATGAAGGAATGCTTGAGATAAACGCGACGATCGGCGGGAAAAAGGAAACGAGGATCAAAAGGAGCGTAGCATAAAGAAACGGCTCCTTACGTTTCTGCCCGGTCAATTCAATAAATCCTGATGACGAAGCCAAAGGAACGTTAGCAATCGAAGAAAAGGCGGAAGAGGTAAAATGGGTCACCCCTAAAAACAAACTCCCCCGATCCAGCTGGCTGTTCGAATAAGCGGGTTTCCCTTCCACAGATTGGCTGACCGCTACGACGGAGGCCACGATATTAGACAGCAAGATCACAGCTGTTACAAAAGCGAGGGGAATCACGTTCCAATCGAAAGAAGGAGCGCCCCAGGCAAACCATTCAGGCATGGAAAAAATCTGCGTAACCGGCTGTGAATCTTGAGATGGGCTGAGAAAAATCGTATCCAAGACCCATCCAATCCCTACCCCAAGCAGGACAGCATAGCTCTTCATCCATCCTCTTCCAAAGATAGACAGCCCTAATACTAGAAAAAAGGTCGTAAAAGCAACCAGCGCTTTTCCTCCATCTATTTGGCTTGCCTGCTGCTGTAAGCCAAGCATGCCCTTTAAAAACGTGCCGCTCAATTGTACGGTTAATAAAAATAAAAACGCTCCTGTTACAAGAGGAGTAAACACGAAAAGTACGCGGTGAGCCAGGCGGAGGATTCCAAATAAAGCCAGGAAAACACCCGTCCATATCATCGCTGCTTCAAGTGTCTGCAAGGAGGCCATCCCATTATGGCCGGCCTGGGCTCCTGTAATGGCCATGACTGAAAAAATACTGACCCACAGCCCCGCCGGTCCTTCCATAATCGGAAGACGGTGGCCAAAGATCGCTTGCAAAAAAGAAGTTAAGCCGACGACGAAAAACGTCCGCTGCATTAATCCTGAAATTTCATGAAAGCTTAAATCAAAAATCGAACCAATAACAATCGGTAAAGCGACTGAACTGGCTAGTAAAAACACAAACCATTGAATGATTTCTAAACTTGTTCCTGCTGTTCTTGACATATTCATCCACCTTGCATCTTCTTGAGGACATCTATTGTTACTGACATTTATTAGTCCATGATTTCTTATATCCTAACATGGAGAAGATTAAACTGTCCGATGCAGCGGCTTGGCTGATGCGTTTCACGTGAAACGGGAGTCATTTTATCCATAAAAAAACGCACAATCGATTGGATTGTGCGTTTCTCCTCATCGTTATTCTTCAAGGGTTGACGTGTCGCCGGTCGGCAGGCCAAGCTCCCAGGACTTCAAGAGACGGCGCATGATTTTACCACTGCGCGTCTTCGGTATGCTGTCCTTGATCTCAATCTCTCTTGGAGCAGCATGGGCACTGAGGCCTTTCTTCACGAACTGGCGGATATCCTCTAAGAGTTCATCCGATTCCGTATAGCCTTCACGAAGCGTGACGAATGCTTTAATGATCTCGCCGCGCTCAGGATCCGGCTTCCCGATGACCCCTGCCTCTGCGACTGCTTCATGTTCAATTAATTTACTTTCGACTTCAAATGGTCCGACACGTTCGCCGGATGTATTGATGACATCATCCAGACGGCCCTGGAACCAGAAGTATCCCTCTTCATCCTGATAAGCACTGTCGCCGGAGACGTACCAGCCGTTGATGAAATAGCTTTCGAATTTTCCAGGGTTCTTCCAAATGGCTCTCATCATAGATGGCCATCCTTCTTTAATGGCCAGATTCCCCATTTGATTCGCTGGAAGTTCGTTTCCTTCATTATCTACAATGGCTGCTTCAATACCAGGGAATGGTTTACCCATAGAACCTGGACGCATATCCATCGCAGGATAGTTACAAATGAGCATCGCACCGGTTTCCGTCATCCACCACGTGTCGTGAATGCGAAGGTTAAAGGCTTTCAGACCCCATGAAATCACTTCAGGATTGAGAGGCTCCCCGACGCTCAGCACATGCCGGAGCGAAGAAAGATCATGTTTTTTCGGTACTTCTTCCCCAGCGCTCAACAGTTTACGGAAGGCCGTCGGCGCGGAATACCAGACGGAAATGTTATGCTCAGCGATCGTGCCATACCAATCATCTGGACTGAACCTGCCCCCGCGAATGACGTTGGTTACGCCGTTCAGCCAAGGAGCGAAAATGCCGTAGCTTGTCCCGGTGACCCAGCCTGGATCTGCTGTACACCAGTAGATGTCATCCTCTTTTAAATCGAGCACCCATTTTCCTGTCTGGTAATGCTGAATCATCGCATTGTGAACGTGGTACACGCCTTTTGGTTTACCCGTAGAGCCGGATGTATAGTGGAGCAGCATTCCGTCTTCAAGATCGACCCATTCAATCTCGAAATCCTCGGATGCTTTTTCCATTTCTTTTTCAAAACTGATATGCTGAGAGCCGTCGCCTCCGACCAGAACGATTTTTTCCAGATCCGGCAGCTCGCTGACAGGAACTCTTTCCAAAAGCTCAGGAGTCGTGATGAGCATACTGGCTTCACTATCTTCTAAACGATCCCGGACGGCCTGCTCCATGAAGGCTTCGAATAAAGGACCGGCAATCGCGCCAACCTTTAGAATCCCAAGGAACGCCGCGTAAAACTCCGGACTTCTCGGCATGAATAAAAAGACGCGGTCGCCTTTTTCCACATCATGATCCTTCAACACATTCGCAAACTGATTACTCGTGCGTTTTAAATCTTCAAACGTCAGCTTTTCCTCGCGACCCGGCGCCGTATAAATAAGGGCGGCCTGATTTTTTTTGTCAGGGTTTTCCGCATGTTTGTCGATGGCTTCATAGGCTATATTCACAAGCCCGGTCTTACTCCAGGAAAAATTCTCTTTTACATCATCCCAATTGAATTTCTTGTACGTTTCTTCATAGTTTTCCATGTTAGGGTTGCCTGCTCGTGCTGTGATCGTTTGCATGTCCATTAAATCACCTCATTAGAATGAATTTTGTAAACGGTTTCTTCCTTTTGGCTAAGAAAGCTCTGAGAAAAGATCTTCCAGAGCTCATTTAAATGGGTATTTTCTAAAAATTTCGTTAATTACTTCTATTTTAGAAGATATGCGAAGTTTTTTAAAGTAAAATGCCAAAAGATTTACAGAAATAGTACATGGGAAGGAAGAAAATTGACAGGTTTCCACACAATTCATATAATAGGGAAGCATATTGAATCAGAGGTTTCTTAGCCCGCCCTCTATAAAAAACTAAGGAACGAAGCCGCAGCCTTAGAGGATTGCGGATTTTTTTATATCGAAAGGAGGCCGAGAGATGCCTGGCCGCAAGGAAGAAGACTTAAGCCTCTCCCATCTGGGAAATCAGGAAACGAGCTATTCGTTTGAGTACAATCCTGAAGTCCTGGAAACCTTTGAAAACCAGCACCCCAACCGGGATTACTTTGTAAAATTCAATTGTCCTGAATTCACGACACTCTGTCCAAAAACAGGACAGCCTGATTTTGCTACCCTGTATATCAGCTATATACCCCATATTAATATGGTTGAAAGCAAATCTTTAAAACTCTATTTATTCAGCTTTCGAAACCATGGAGATTTTCATGAGGACAGTGTCAACACGATTATGAACGACCTGATTGAGCTTATGGATCCGCGTTATATAGAAGTATGGGGAAAATTCACGCCACGCGGAGGGATTTCCATTGATCCTTACTGCAATTATGGCAAACCAGGAACAAAATTCGAGAACATGGCCGAGCACCGTCTTTTAAACCATGACATGTATCCTGAATCTATCGACAATAGGTAAGTAATAAGTCATACTAAAGCCAACACGTAAATAGAAAGTCCTCCAGGAAGGGCTTTCTTTTTTTAAAGGAGAGGCCATGTATGAGCAGAGAACTAGAAATCATCGCCAAAACCACGCACCCCAATACCGTTGACACCCTTAGCGAGGAATTAACCAACCTTGGTGTTCATAAAGGCCAAGTCCTCCTTGTGCACGCATCGATGAATGCGTTAGGCTGGGTGAGCGGTGGCCCGCAGGCAGTATTGGAAGCCCTGATGAATGTCCTCACCTATGAAGGAACCCTCGTCTTTCAAACGCATTCGCCTACTTTATCTGATCCGAAAAACTGGGAGAATCCCCCGGTCCCAAAAGAATGGCATGAAGTAATTAAAGCTACGATGCCAGGGTATGATCCTGCCAAAACACCTTCCACCTACCTTGGCATCCTGCCGGAACTTTTCAGAAAATGGCCGCAGGTCCAGCGCAGCGACCATCCTGCTTTTTCCATGGCTGCCTGGGGGAATCTTGCGGATGAACTCACCAATGAACATCCGCTGCCTTTCTCCTTAGGAGAGCAGTCCCCGCTAGGCAGGGCGTATGCCGCTGAGGCAGACATTCTGCTGTTAGGAACCGATTATTCGGCCAACACGAGCTTTCACCTCGCCGAATACAGGAGCCGGAAGCGCAAGGAAATCACAAGAGGAGCCCCTTTAAATGTAGAAGGAAAACAAAAATGGGTAACTTATCCGGATATTGAATTTCAGGAAGACCAGTTTCCTGAGATCGGAAAAGCCTTTGAAACTAGCCATCCTGTAACCGTCGGAAATGTAGGACTCGCCGAATCACGGCTTTTTTCCATGAGAGACGCTGTCGATTTTGCTGTCGGCTGGCTGAATGAATAGAAGGTCTATATGAAAAAAACCCCCGATTTCGTTATCGGGGGCGCTTTTTATTGCTTATCATTTTTGTACTGCATGTAAACGGTGTGCGTCACGAGGAAGTCTTCCATACCATGACGGCCGTCGGCACCGCCTAAACCGGATTGGCGCATGCCGGCGTGATAGCCTTGCACCGCTTCGAAATTTTCACGATTGACGAACGTTTCTCCGAATCTCAATTCGTTCACAACGCGCATCGCTTCATCGAGATTTTCCGTATAAACCGAAGAGGATAAGCCGTAAACCGTGTCATTTC
This Halobacillus salinarum DNA region includes the following protein-coding sequences:
- a CDS encoding purine/pyrimidine permease, encoding MSRTAGTSLEIIQWFVFLLASSVALPIVIGSIFDLSFHEISGLMQRTFFVVGLTSFLQAIFGHRLPIMEGPAGLWVSIFSVMAITGAQAGHNGMASLQTLEAAMIWTGVFLALFGILRLAHRVLFVFTPLVTGAFLFLLTVQLSGTFLKGMLGLQQQASQIDGGKALVAFTTFFLVLGLSIFGRGWMKSYAVLLGVGIGWVLDTIFLSPSQDSQPVTQIFSMPEWFAWGAPSFDWNVIPLAFVTAVILLSNIVASVVAVSQSVEGKPAYSNSQLDRGSLFLGVTHFTSSAFSSIANVPLASSSGFIELTGQKRKEPFLYATLLLILVSFFPPIVAFISSIPSSVANAALLATFVQLMGLGVSNIASEELDHRKLTILSISFLLGIGLMFLPPEVFQGMPSILQNLFSNGLLAGTILVIVLDQLWKEQEYKV
- a CDS encoding DUF3891 family protein — translated: MIVHEQESHFLMITQHDHALVSGEIVLHWKSNFLLRSKLREEADWAIGQHDRAWIPLDENPLWNEEEQRPYTFVDYPLKEKLEAYRRGINEVAKRTLYGAMLCSMHYQSFFSTETSDEMVKDFLNEQEVQQHDFYKRMRMEVPKDIVDLHFKRLQFCDDLSLYACMNAPGVDKEKELPWFKNGFPQSFDFAPEGMLAHWKDESRVAVEPFPFENSFQVVIPYKQVAKKEIESIGLKQAYYHSPTKERVVWFVK
- a CDS encoding LysM peptidoglycan-binding domain-containing protein, with the protein product MQIYVVKQGDSVYSIASQFNSTPSDIMEANELETPGSLVVGQALVIPIVGQYYDVQPGDSLYSIAQRFGTTAGELAEVNGIDPSASLSVGFRLYIPERPKSPISVNAYIEPSGGQVSDTLRASAENRAPQLTYMAPFSYRIQSDGSLKAPPLDNFKAIADNNNVTLMLVVTNLGDDGFDAELGRKILTDQAFQNKLLDTIIQTAKSQGFQDVHFDMEFLPPELTESYNQFLRKAKQRLSAEGFLMSTALAPKTSATQEGAWYEAHDYKAHGEIVDFVVLMTYEWGYSGGPPMAVAPIGPVTEVVNYALTEMPADKILLGQNLYGYDWTLPYVEGGEFAKAVSPQRAIQIARENNVPISYDEEAQAPYFTYTDNDGKKHEVWFEDARSIQAKFDLIKRLGLKGISYWKLGLSFPQNWVLLGSQFNIEKK
- a CDS encoding type 1 glutamine amidotransferase domain-containing protein, whose protein sequence is MSKIACVLTSMFEDSEYTKPAEAFSKEGHEVTTIEWEAGKQVTGKQGEATVTIDASIDDVKPEDFDALFIPGGFSPDQLRGDEKFVQFAKHFMDQKKPVFAICHGPQLLITAKSLEGRSATGFKSIAVDMEYAGVSFKDEEVVVCQNQLVTSRQPGDIPAFNKEALKLLA
- a CDS encoding aminoglycoside N(3)-acetyltransferase, which codes for MSRELEIIAKTTHPNTVDTLSEELTNLGVHKGQVLLVHASMNALGWVSGGPQAVLEALMNVLTYEGTLVFQTHSPTLSDPKNWENPPVPKEWHEVIKATMPGYDPAKTPSTYLGILPELFRKWPQVQRSDHPAFSMAAWGNLADELTNEHPLPFSLGEQSPLGRAYAAEADILLLGTDYSANTSFHLAEYRSRKRKEITRGAPLNVEGKQKWVTYPDIEFQEDQFPEIGKAFETSHPVTVGNVGLAESRLFSMRDAVDFAVGWLNE
- the acsA gene encoding acetate--CoA ligase, translated to MDMQTITARAGNPNMENYEETYKKFNWDDVKENFSWSKTGLVNIAYEAIDKHAENPDKKNQAALIYTAPGREEKLTFEDLKRTSNQFANVLKDHDVEKGDRVFLFMPRSPEFYAAFLGILKVGAIAGPLFEAFMEQAVRDRLEDSEASMLITTPELLERVPVSELPDLEKIVLVGGDGSQHISFEKEMEKASEDFEIEWVDLEDGMLLHYTSGSTGKPKGVYHVHNAMIQHYQTGKWVLDLKEDDIYWCTADPGWVTGTSYGIFAPWLNGVTNVIRGGRFSPDDWYGTIAEHNISVWYSAPTAFRKLLSAGEEVPKKHDLSSLRHVLSVGEPLNPEVISWGLKAFNLRIHDTWWMTETGAMLICNYPAMDMRPGSMGKPFPGIEAAIVDNEGNELPANQMGNLAIKEGWPSMMRAIWKNPGKFESYFINGWYVSGDSAYQDEEGYFWFQGRLDDVINTSGERVGPFEVESKLIEHEAVAEAGVIGKPDPERGEIIKAFVTLREGYTESDELLEDIRQFVKKGLSAHAAPREIEIKDSIPKTRSGKIMRRLLKSWELGLPTGDTSTLEE
- a CDS encoding lysine N(6)-hydroxylase/L-ornithine N(5)-oxygenase family protein → MTNEMHDVIGIGIGPYNLGMAALLDQTDEVSGIFFEKTPEFNWHPGMLIEKMDLQVPFLADLTTFADPKSPYTFMNYLYEHNRMFPFFFHKHFKVPRQEYNHYMQWVARQIDGLYFGYTVVDVKDHSNAEEPHYEVMVEETATGTLSAYKAKHVVLGTGSEPVILEGMDGLPNEDVVHTSRYVFEKEQLLKAKDVTVVGSGQSALEVFLDLLEEQERTDMKLTLLTRSGGLFQLDQAKFAQEFFTPDYVDYFHGLSFEQRNKALDTLGPLRNGIDPETLSRLYTNLYHKTAANQDSNVLIQPMTEVKGIEGTEDGYNLLCTQWQEERSYSYPTGKVVLATGYKPHLPKWFIDRYKEKIEWEDEKSYRVTRDYQLVFQDRRDHHFFTLTNLLHSHGAGATNLGLAVHRNVHIINTIAGKEVYKNQQDTSFQTFSAKDFS
- the queF gene encoding preQ(1) synthase → MPGRKEEDLSLSHLGNQETSYSFEYNPEVLETFENQHPNRDYFVKFNCPEFTTLCPKTGQPDFATLYISYIPHINMVESKSLKLYLFSFRNHGDFHEDSVNTIMNDLIELMDPRYIEVWGKFTPRGGISIDPYCNYGKPGTKFENMAEHRLLNHDMYPESIDNR